A window from Triticum aestivum cultivar Chinese Spring chromosome 6D, IWGSC CS RefSeq v2.1, whole genome shotgun sequence encodes these proteins:
- the LOC123146370 gene encoding calcium-dependent protein kinase 26 yields the protein MGNSCHGSIVPAAGDGRHHYRTSCSSSDWDSDSSSPVLDRAPHRNTIMGRGAGHQHQLSSPTAVLGHQTPLLRDLYDVGRKLGQGQFGTTYLCTEISTGVAFACKSIAKRKLLTPEDVEDVRREIQIMHHLAGHDSVVTIKGAYEDAQFVHIVMELCEGGELFDRIVQRGYFSERRAAEIARVIVGVVEACHSLGVMHRDLKPENFLLKDKEENNNNNNGSGNSVNEPAGDKVNLKAIDFGLSVFFKPGQIFTDVVGSPYYVAPEVLCKHYGPEADVWTAGVIVYILLSGVPPFWAETQQGIFDAVLKGAIDFDSDPWPNISDGAKDLIRKMLKSPPAERFTAHQVLCHPWIIENGEAPDAPLDPAVLSRLKQFSAMNRLKKMALRVIARGLSEEELAGLKEMFKTMDTDGSGAITFEELREGLRRYGSTELRDSEVRDLMEAADVDNSGTIDYDEFIAATVHMNKLDREEHLMAAFSYFDKDGSGYITVDELEVACREHNMADVGIDDIIREVDQDNDGRIDYGEFVAMMKKGIIGNGRLTMRHTSDGSILHGAGSGLSS from the exons ATGGGCAACTCGTGCCACGGCTCCATCGTTCCCGCGGCCGGTGACGGCCGCCACCACTACCGCACCAGCTGCAGCAGCTCCGACTGGGACTCCGACTCCTCCTCCCCCGTCCTCGACCGCGCGCCGCACCGCAACACCATCATGGGCCGCGGCGCCGGCCACCAGCACCAGCTCTCCTCCCCGACGGCCGTGCTGGGCCACCAAACCCCGCTGCTGCGCGACCTCTACGACGTCGGCCGCAAGCTCGGGCAGGGCCAGTTCGGCACCACCTACCTCTGCACCGAGATCTCAACCGGCGTCGCCTTCGCCTGCAAGTCCATCGCCAAGCGCAAGCTGCTGACTCCGGAGGACGTGGAGGACGTGCGGCGCGAGATCCAGATCATGCACCACCTTGCCGGCCACGACAGCGTGGTCACCATCAAGGGCGCGTACGAGGACGCGCAGTTCGTGCACATCGTCATGGAGCTCTGCGAGGGCGGCGAGCTCTTCGACCGCATCGTGCAGCGCGGATACTTCTCCGAGCGTCGCGCCGCCGAGATCGCCCGCGTcatcgtcggcgtcgtcgaggcCTGCCACTCGCTCGGGGTCATGCACCGCGACCTCAAGCCCGAGAACTTTCTCTTGAAAGACAAGGAGgagaataacaacaacaacaatggcTCCGGCAATAGTGTTAATGAACCGGCGGGCGACAAGGTCAACCTCAAGGCCATCGACTTCGGCCTCTCCGTCTTCTTCAAGCCCGGCCAGATCTTCACTGACGTCGTGGGCAGCCCCTACTATGTCGCGCCCGAGGTGCTCTGCAAGCACTACGGCCCCGAGGCCGACGTGTGGACCGCCGGCGTCATCGTCTATATCCTGCTGTCCGGCGTGCCGCCCTTCTGGGCCGAGACGCAGCAGGGCATCTTCGACGCCGTGCTCAAGGGCGCCATCGACTTCGACTCCGACCCGTGGCCCAACATCTCCGACGGCGCCAAGGACCTCATCCGGAAGATGCTCAAGTCGCCGCCGGCGGAGCGGTTCACGGCGCACCAG GTGTTGTGCCACCCATGGATCATCGAGAACGGCGAGGCCCCCGACGCGCCGCTGGACCCTGCTGTGCTCTCCAGGCTCAAGCAGTTCTCAGCCATGAACCGGTTGAAGAAGATGGCTTTACGTGTGATCGCGCGCGGGCTGTCAGAGGAGGAGTTGGCCGGGCTCAAGGAGATgttcaagaccatggacacggacGGCAGCGGTGCCATCACATTCGAGGAGCTCCGGGAGGGGCTGCGCCGTTACGGGTCCACCGAGCTCAGGGACTCGGAGGTGCGGGACCTCATGGAGGCCGCTGACGTGGACAACAGCGGCACCATCGATTACGACGAGTTCATCGCCGCCACCGTGCACATGAACAAGCTGGACCGCGAGGAGCACCTCATGGCGGCCTTCTCCTACTTCGACAAGGATGGCAGCGGGTACATCACCGTCGACGAGCTGGAGGTGGCGTGTCGCGAGCACAACATGGCCGACGTCGGCATCGACGACATCATCAGGGAGGTCGACCAGGACAAT GATGGTCGGATCGACTACGGGGAGTTCGTGGCCATGATGAAGAAGGGGATCATCGGCAATGGCAGGCTTACCATGAGGCACACCTCCGACGGTAGCATCCTCCATGGAGCAGGCAGCGGCCTCAGCAGCTAA